In the Pseudodesulfovibrio sp. JC047 genome, one interval contains:
- a CDS encoding aminopeptidase, which translates to MSKNTTLEYEPKTAWDVYSSPEDRKAMDAMAQDYVKFLSECKTERLVMDYVRSRVEHAGFKDDLKAPLAFRFNRNKTCFLARKGKRRLSEGFRLIGAHADCPRLDLKQRPLYEDTDICLAKTHYYGGIRKYQWLTIPLALHGTVVKKSGEEITVCIGEHPDDPVFTITDLLPHLAANEMGKKVSDAFEAEKLNLVFGHAPVAKEGDDGEAVKEPVKRMVLELLEQRYGIDESDFFSAEMQAVPAGPARFVGLDKGTIGGYGQDDRSSVFCALEALLAEEEPEYAQIVLFWDKEEIGSEGSTGAKSYFFEYCMEELAEAWEPGARLSSIFMNGSVLSADVSAAMDPDFKDVYESLNSARMGYGPCFNKFTGHRGKVGANDAHPDYIAWLRRIFDDAGIPWHMSELGKVDVGGGGTVAKFLAVYGMDVIDVGVPVLSMHSPFELASKADIYACTLAFREFLKR; encoded by the coding sequence GGTCATGGATTACGTGCGTTCTCGCGTGGAACACGCCGGGTTCAAGGACGATCTCAAGGCTCCCCTCGCATTTCGATTCAATCGGAACAAGACCTGTTTCCTCGCTCGAAAGGGCAAACGTCGTCTGTCTGAAGGGTTCCGTCTGATCGGTGCTCATGCGGATTGTCCCCGTTTGGATTTGAAGCAGCGTCCTTTGTATGAAGATACGGATATCTGCCTTGCCAAGACCCATTATTATGGGGGTATCCGCAAGTATCAGTGGTTGACCATTCCGCTGGCTTTGCACGGAACCGTGGTCAAGAAATCCGGTGAGGAAATCACTGTCTGCATCGGTGAACATCCTGATGATCCGGTTTTTACCATCACGGACCTGTTGCCGCATCTGGCCGCCAATGAGATGGGCAAGAAGGTGTCGGACGCGTTCGAGGCGGAAAAATTGAATTTGGTCTTTGGTCATGCACCTGTGGCCAAGGAAGGCGATGACGGCGAAGCCGTCAAGGAGCCGGTCAAACGGATGGTGCTTGAACTGCTTGAACAGCGGTATGGCATCGACGAGTCCGATTTTTTCAGTGCCGAGATGCAGGCCGTCCCGGCTGGCCCGGCCCGTTTTGTCGGCTTGGATAAGGGAACCATCGGCGGTTACGGTCAGGACGATCGGTCCAGCGTGTTTTGTGCGTTGGAAGCCCTGTTGGCCGAGGAAGAACCTGAATATGCCCAGATTGTCCTGTTTTGGGACAAGGAAGAAATCGGGTCCGAAGGTTCCACTGGTGCCAAGTCCTACTTCTTTGAATATTGCATGGAAGAGCTGGCCGAGGCATGGGAACCCGGTGCGCGGTTGTCGTCCATCTTCATGAATGGTTCGGTTTTGTCGGCTGACGTGTCCGCAGCCATGGACCCGGATTTCAAGGATGTCTACGAATCCTTGAATTCTGCCCGTATGGGATATGGCCCTTGTTTCAACAAGTTTACCGGCCATCGTGGCAAGGTCGGAGCCAATGATGCGCATCCCGATTATATCGCGTGGTTGCGCCGGATTTTTGATGACGCGGGTATCCCGTGGCATATGTCCGAGCTGGGAAAGGTGGATGTCGGCGGTGGTGGCACCGTGGCAAAATTCCTGGCGGTGTACGGCATGGATGTCATTGACGTGGGGGTGCCGGTTCTGTCCATGCACTCTCCGTTCGAGCTGGCGTCCAAGGCGGATATTTACGCCTGCACGTTGGCTTTCAGAGAGTTCCTGAAACGGTAA
- the selB gene encoding selenocysteine-specific translation elongation factor, with the protein MPVIMGTAGHIDHGKTTLIKALTGIDCDRLSEEKKRGITIELGFAFLDLGTGNRLGIVDVPGHEKFVKNMVAGAAGIDFVVLVIAADEGIMPQTREHLEICQLLGVSTGLVVLTKTDMVDQEWLDMVEEEVASYLEPTFLAGAPILPVSAHTGEGLDALKDQLRALITEFKPRRRSDLFRLPVDRVFTMKGHGTVVTGTMVSGAVSVGEDVVLYPKGKATKVRSLQSHGETVDTAQAGRRTAINLSGLEVEDIKRGDVLARPGSLFPSTVWDIELTVLESSHLPLKHRREIHFHHGAREVLARVYLLDREDLKPGETCVCQVRFSEPLAAVYGDRIVLRAFSPLRAFAGGRVIGPVGHKVKRFSGKVGRMQQLAADTPEAVVTAQLELVGPAGLTFAELLTMTNLETKGLEKTLGVLGGQQKAILFDKETRRYAGGELAKNLGESLHDFLTDFHARESMKPGVQRGELASSWGTDLPPKLFHFVVERAIKAGTIVAEQELLKLKGHTVSLASDQKKVREVILDAYTKGGSTPPNLKDVLEPLGMDFKQAASVLKVLQEQGELIRLKGDMYYHRTALDDLQRRICDFFADNQEMSAPDCKEITGLSRKYLIPILEYFDKEKLTVRVGDVRHLRKRS; encoded by the coding sequence ATGCCCGTCATCATGGGAACAGCCGGTCACATCGACCATGGAAAGACCACACTCATCAAAGCACTTACCGGCATTGATTGCGATCGACTTTCCGAAGAGAAAAAACGGGGCATTACCATTGAACTTGGTTTTGCCTTTCTGGATTTGGGAACGGGGAACAGGCTCGGTATCGTCGATGTCCCCGGTCATGAAAAATTTGTCAAGAATATGGTGGCCGGAGCTGCGGGCATCGACTTCGTCGTGCTAGTTATTGCCGCAGATGAAGGCATCATGCCACAGACGCGGGAGCATCTTGAAATTTGTCAATTGCTCGGCGTGAGCACCGGGCTGGTCGTGTTGACCAAGACCGATATGGTGGATCAGGAATGGTTGGACATGGTGGAAGAGGAAGTCGCAAGTTACCTTGAACCGACCTTTTTGGCCGGTGCGCCGATACTGCCTGTCTCCGCTCATACGGGAGAAGGGCTGGACGCATTGAAAGATCAATTGCGCGCCCTGATAACCGAATTCAAGCCGCGTCGGCGGTCAGACCTGTTCCGGTTGCCGGTGGATCGGGTGTTCACCATGAAGGGGCACGGTACCGTCGTCACTGGCACCATGGTGTCCGGGGCTGTTTCCGTGGGAGAGGATGTGGTCTTGTATCCCAAGGGGAAGGCCACCAAGGTGCGGAGCTTGCAATCCCATGGTGAGACCGTGGACACGGCGCAGGCCGGACGGCGGACCGCGATCAACCTGTCTGGGTTGGAAGTGGAAGATATCAAGCGAGGGGATGTTCTGGCTCGTCCCGGTTCCCTGTTTCCGTCCACGGTGTGGGATATCGAATTGACGGTGCTTGAGTCATCCCATCTGCCGCTCAAACATCGGCGTGAAATCCATTTTCATCATGGGGCACGGGAAGTGTTGGCCCGAGTTTATTTATTGGATCGAGAGGATCTGAAACCGGGCGAGACCTGTGTGTGCCAGGTCCGGTTTTCCGAACCGCTGGCCGCAGTGTATGGCGACCGTATTGTTTTGCGCGCATTTTCTCCGCTCCGCGCGTTTGCGGGCGGGCGGGTGATAGGACCCGTCGGACACAAGGTCAAACGGTTCTCAGGCAAAGTGGGCCGTATGCAGCAGCTTGCTGCGGACACGCCCGAAGCCGTGGTGACCGCTCAGTTGGAACTGGTTGGTCCCGCTGGTCTGACATTTGCTGAACTGCTGACCATGACCAACCTTGAAACCAAGGGGCTTGAAAAAACGCTGGGCGTGCTCGGCGGACAGCAGAAAGCCATTTTGTTCGACAAGGAGACCCGTCGGTATGCCGGAGGCGAATTGGCGAAAAATCTTGGCGAGAGCCTGCATGATTTCCTGACAGATTTTCATGCCAGGGAGTCCATGAAACCCGGGGTTCAGCGGGGTGAATTGGCGTCGTCGTGGGGCACGGATTTACCACCTAAGCTCTTTCATTTCGTGGTGGAACGAGCCATCAAGGCCGGGACCATCGTTGCCGAGCAGGAATTGTTGAAACTCAAAGGCCATACGGTCTCGCTTGCGTCGGATCAGAAAAAGGTTCGAGAAGTGATTTTGGACGCGTATACCAAGGGTGGAAGCACGCCGCCGAATCTCAAGGATGTTCTTGAACCGCTTGGCATGGATTTCAAGCAGGCCGCGTCTGTCTTGAAGGTGTTGCAGGAGCAGGGCGAATTGATTCGTCTCAAAGGCGATATGTATTATCACAGGACCGCCCTGGATGACCTTCAACGGCGGATATGTGATTTTTTTGCCGACAATCAGGAAATGTCTGCGCCAGACTGCAAGGAGATCACCGGGCTGTCCCGGAAGTATCTCATTCCCATATTGGAATATTTTGATAAAGAGAAATTGACCGTTCGGGTGGGAGACGTCCGTCATCTCCGGAAACGTTCTTGA
- a CDS encoding tetratricopeptide repeat protein, with product MRRRYIHHTLLVTVLAFFVGGCAVMAQVAERKGDKAYQQQDYTAAYDAYTEAVADGSDIAKYHLAVMHAEGQGVPQDLPKAAELLQQAADAGQQDAQLMLGLFYIYGDGVPQNPTTGAAWIKTAAENGHDVSMYYLGNLYADGLGVPKDMTTALHWMQEAKNAGFPVKDELLTKEGLAAVYQQ from the coding sequence ATGAGACGACGATACATACACCACACACTGCTTGTGACCGTCCTCGCCTTCTTTGTCGGGGGCTGTGCGGTCATGGCTCAAGTGGCCGAACGAAAAGGCGACAAGGCATACCAACAACAGGATTATACCGCTGCCTATGATGCATATACCGAAGCAGTGGCCGATGGCAGTGACATCGCCAAATACCACCTCGCGGTCATGCACGCGGAAGGCCAAGGAGTCCCGCAGGACCTGCCCAAGGCCGCCGAGTTGCTGCAACAAGCCGCAGACGCTGGACAGCAGGATGCACAGCTCATGCTCGGTCTCTTCTACATCTATGGAGACGGTGTGCCACAAAACCCGACAACCGGGGCCGCATGGATCAAGACCGCCGCCGAAAACGGCCATGATGTCTCCATGTACTATCTCGGCAATCTCTACGCCGACGGACTTGGCGTTCCCAAAGACATGACCACCGCGCTTCACTGGATGCAGGAAGCGAAAAACGCCGGTTTTCCGGTCAAGGATGAACTGTTGACCAAAGAAGGCCTCGCCGCCGTCTACCAGCAATAA
- a CDS encoding FecR domain-containing protein, with translation MRIFSPFSRNTATMTAFIWLVFTLSAFAAGEPIGEVASMEGTVIAEQSNGTIRNLDLNLPVMAHETIVTGMHSHVEIHFNDDSIYSQGPESRIALDEFVYSEDTSASKLLFKMGKGTFRYVTGQIVKTNPDAFALQTPTTTIGIRGTEIFAVITPEKEEIGNTKLSKGHTMTVGARTLGSPRTSVSVNPKTGEISKPTPVSQKTINKVIKHAPMTSLGELGVGTRSRKDLNRKIQAFKQQMDRTKGSLSGVNQPPDYAKIHRIKQQKDCRRAMENSRNKGGPYGDFGGSEGKEQQGGEQGPTDGPDGPDGPSPSGP, from the coding sequence ATGCGAATTTTCAGTCCATTTTCCCGAAATACCGCCACGATGACCGCGTTCATCTGGCTGGTATTCACACTCTCGGCCTTTGCCGCCGGAGAGCCTATCGGCGAAGTCGCGTCCATGGAGGGCACAGTCATCGCCGAACAATCCAACGGCACCATACGGAATCTCGACCTCAACCTCCCGGTCATGGCCCATGAAACCATCGTTACCGGAATGCACAGTCATGTCGAAATACACTTCAATGACGACTCCATCTATTCGCAAGGCCCGGAATCACGCATTGCACTGGATGAATTTGTGTACTCCGAAGACACATCGGCATCCAAACTGCTCTTCAAAATGGGCAAAGGCACATTCCGCTATGTGACGGGACAAATCGTCAAGACCAACCCGGATGCATTCGCCTTGCAGACACCCACCACGACCATCGGCATTCGAGGCACGGAAATCTTTGCCGTCATCACGCCTGAAAAAGAAGAAATCGGCAACACCAAACTCTCCAAGGGCCACACCATGACCGTTGGAGCCAGAACCCTTGGCTCCCCTCGAACATCCGTCTCAGTGAATCCAAAAACCGGCGAAATCTCCAAACCGACCCCGGTTTCCCAGAAAACCATCAACAAGGTCATCAAACATGCTCCCATGACATCACTGGGAGAACTCGGTGTCGGCACACGATCTCGCAAGGACCTCAATCGCAAGATTCAGGCATTCAAACAGCAGATGGACCGAACAAAAGGCAGCCTTTCCGGCGTGAATCAGCCGCCTGATTATGCTAAAATTCATCGAATCAAACAGCAAAAAGACTGTCGTCGAGCCATGGAAAATTCCCGGAACAAGGGTGGCCCATACGGCGATTTCGGCGGCAGTGAAGGCAAAGAACAACAAGGCGGCGAACAAGGTCCAACAGATGGACCTGATGGACCTGACGGTCCCAGTCCGAGCGGCCCCTAA
- the murA gene encoding UDP-N-acetylglucosamine 1-carboxyvinyltransferase, producing MDKLIIEGGVPLQGSIQVSGAKNAALPILMACLLADGPVTLSNVPKLADIRTSLKLLNILGCETSFEKNVATSHCVGLKPEAPYDLVKTMRASVLCLGPLLARLGEAKVALPGGCAIGARPVDLHLRGFERMGAEFEITEGYIKGRCKGGLKGAKIALDFPTVGGTENLLMAACLAEGESIIENAAREPEVEDLANFLNACGAQISGQGTSVITVQGVSSLSGCEYRVMPDRIEAGTYMVAAAITGGELEVLDCPYTALDAVGYKLREMGVWLQEEDGYVLVRRANGLLKNVDVTTLPHPGFPTDMQAQLMALMCLGQGTGTIEEKIFENRFMHVLELVRLGADIRLKGRTAMVHGVGELRGAPVMASDLRASASLVLAGLAAEGTTTIERIYHLDRGYENIEAKLSGVGARIKRVSG from the coding sequence ATGGATAAATTAATTATTGAAGGCGGCGTTCCACTTCAGGGAAGTATTCAGGTCAGCGGAGCTAAAAACGCAGCGCTCCCAATACTTATGGCGTGTCTTTTGGCTGATGGACCGGTCACGTTGAGCAACGTTCCCAAGTTGGCGGACATTAGAACTTCTTTGAAGCTGCTGAATATTCTCGGATGCGAAACATCTTTTGAAAAGAACGTGGCCACCAGCCATTGTGTCGGATTGAAACCGGAAGCGCCGTATGATCTGGTCAAGACCATGCGGGCATCTGTTTTGTGTCTGGGACCGCTTTTGGCCCGACTTGGAGAAGCCAAGGTCGCGCTTCCCGGCGGGTGTGCCATTGGTGCGCGGCCCGTGGATCTGCATCTGCGAGGATTCGAGCGCATGGGCGCGGAATTCGAGATCACTGAAGGCTACATCAAGGGTCGGTGCAAGGGTGGTCTCAAGGGTGCCAAGATTGCCTTGGATTTTCCCACGGTCGGCGGGACCGAGAATCTTTTGATGGCGGCGTGTCTGGCCGAGGGCGAAAGCATCATCGAGAATGCCGCTCGTGAGCCGGAAGTCGAGGACCTTGCCAATTTCCTCAATGCCTGTGGCGCACAGATCAGCGGGCAGGGAACGAGTGTCATTACGGTTCAGGGTGTTTCGTCCTTGTCCGGGTGCGAATATCGGGTCATGCCGGATCGCATCGAGGCCGGAACCTACATGGTGGCAGCCGCGATCACGGGCGGAGAACTGGAAGTGCTTGATTGTCCATATACTGCACTGGACGCGGTCGGATACAAATTGCGGGAAATGGGTGTCTGGTTGCAGGAGGAGGACGGCTATGTGCTGGTCCGCCGAGCCAATGGATTATTGAAGAATGTGGATGTGACCACATTACCCCATCCCGGTTTCCCGACCGACATGCAGGCGCAGCTCATGGCCTTAATGTGCCTGGGGCAGGGGACAGGGACCATCGAGGAAAAAATCTTTGAAAATAGATTCATGCATGTGCTGGAGTTGGTCCGACTCGGGGCGGATATTCGCCTGAAGGGCCGCACAGCCATGGTCCATGGCGTGGGAGAACTTCGGGGCGCGCCGGTCATGGCGTCCGACCTTCGGGCCAGTGCGTCATTGGTTTTGGCCGGATTGGCGGCTGAAGGCACGACCACGATCGAGCGTATCTATCACTTGGACCGGGGCTATGAAAATATTGAAGCCAAGCTGTCCGGGGTTGGTGCGCGGATCAAGCGCGTCAGTGGCTAG
- a CDS encoding lipid-binding SYLF domain-containing protein gives MDKRHWCVVTLIAVLGLMAGCAGKTTRGAVNDLAVANAMVDAAADVLETTIANDTDGTVRALLGKAKGVLIIPAVDEASLLVSVGGGNAVLMALTDQGWTGPVFMTKGTVGVGFQAGVSRQSGILLFMHQDDVRYMLRTGAIVQAHARLIVLNVAYEIHETDAFYESGDVYFVGDRKGVYAGLAVNSGGFTDRTVLNEVYTGVPGGGPRAILLERKLQPEGAQRLRDLLSQTGNGMKDSAEQQLFWQKKRTESKFRPELSLWGE, from the coding sequence ATGGATAAACGGCATTGGTGTGTTGTGACATTGATCGCGGTACTTGGACTGATGGCTGGCTGCGCCGGGAAAACCACCCGGGGCGCGGTCAATGATTTGGCCGTGGCCAATGCCATGGTAGACGCTGCTGCGGATGTACTTGAAACAACCATTGCCAATGATACGGACGGCACGGTTCGGGCCTTGCTCGGCAAGGCCAAAGGCGTGTTGATCATTCCGGCTGTGGACGAAGCGAGCCTGTTGGTCTCCGTGGGCGGTGGCAACGCCGTGCTTATGGCCTTGACCGATCAAGGCTGGACCGGGCCGGTCTTCATGACCAAGGGCACGGTTGGCGTTGGTTTTCAGGCCGGGGTGTCCAGACAATCCGGCATACTGCTTTTCATGCATCAGGACGATGTCCGCTATATGTTGCGGACCGGGGCCATTGTGCAGGCCCACGCCAGACTGATCGTTCTGAATGTGGCGTATGAAATTCACGAAACAGATGCCTTTTACGAATCTGGTGATGTGTATTTCGTGGGCGATCGAAAAGGTGTGTACGCCGGTCTGGCCGTCAACAGTGGCGGATTCACGGATCGAACGGTTTTGAATGAAGTGTACACTGGCGTACCGGGCGGTGGTCCGCGTGCGATTTTACTGGAGCGGAAACTCCAACCCGAAGGCGCACAGCGTTTGCGTGATCTGTTGTCTCAAACAGGCAATGGAATGAAGGACAGTGCTGAACAGCAACTGTTTTGGCAAAAGAAAAGGACGGAATCGAAATTCCGTCCTGAACTGTCTCTTTGGGGTGAGTGA